Proteins from one Paenibacillus sp. genomic window:
- a CDS encoding DEAD/DEAH box helicase encodes MIFEQLQLIPPILKALDKENYTSATPIQEQAIPPVLAGRDLFGCAQTGTGKTAAFLLPIIQLLSAQQGRPNGKRAIRSLILTPTRELAIQIADNAKAYGCFTKLRSGVIVGGVSQRAQEQLLEQGVDILIATPGRLIDLMSQGVVDLSHVQILVLDEADRMLDMGFIHDMKRIIAKLPAKRQTLFFSATMPSEITSLVNSLLRNPVKVEITPVSSTAERIQQQLYFVDKPNKQQLLIDLLQDSSIASALVFTRTKHGADRLVRGLTKAKITAQAIHGDKSQNARQAALNNFKSGATRILVATDIAARGIDIDELSHVVNYNLPNIPETYVHRIGRTGRAGLSGIAISFCEEEEIPYLKDIEKLTKQTIPVIADHPYPMTGTAAMEANRVVSAPPKNDVRNSSGGSGGRRRRRRPSAGK; translated from the coding sequence ATGATATTCGAACAATTGCAGTTGATTCCCCCAATCCTTAAAGCGCTGGATAAGGAAAACTATACAAGTGCCACGCCTATTCAAGAGCAGGCCATTCCGCCGGTGCTGGCGGGCCGCGACTTGTTCGGCTGCGCCCAAACGGGGACCGGCAAGACCGCGGCGTTCTTGCTGCCGATCATTCAGCTTCTGAGCGCGCAGCAAGGCCGCCCGAACGGCAAACGCGCAATTCGCTCGCTGATTCTGACGCCTACGCGGGAGCTGGCGATTCAGATTGCCGACAACGCCAAAGCGTACGGATGTTTTACAAAGCTGCGCAGCGGCGTGATTGTAGGCGGCGTTTCGCAGCGGGCTCAAGAGCAGCTGCTGGAGCAAGGCGTGGACATTCTGATTGCGACGCCGGGCCGGCTGATCGACCTGATGAGCCAAGGGGTCGTGGATCTCAGTCATGTGCAAATTCTGGTGCTGGACGAAGCCGATCGGATGCTCGACATGGGCTTCATTCATGATATGAAACGGATCATTGCCAAACTGCCCGCTAAGCGGCAGACGTTATTTTTCTCTGCGACGATGCCGAGCGAGATTACGTCATTGGTCAATTCCCTGCTGAGAAATCCTGTAAAAGTTGAGATCACCCCGGTTTCCTCGACGGCGGAGAGAATTCAGCAGCAGCTCTACTTCGTAGACAAACCGAATAAACAGCAGTTGCTGATCGATCTGCTGCAGGATTCGTCGATCGCGAGCGCTCTGGTGTTCACCCGTACGAAGCACGGCGCGGATCGGCTGGTGCGCGGCTTGACCAAAGCGAAGATTACGGCGCAGGCGATCCATGGCGACAAGTCGCAGAACGCCCGCCAAGCGGCGCTGAATAACTTCAAGAGCGGAGCGACTCGCATATTGGTGGCGACGGACATTGCGGCCAGAGGCATCGACATCGACGAGCTGTCGCACGTGGTCAACTATAACCTGCCGAATATTCCGGAGACGTACGTCCATCGGATCGGCCGTACCGGACGTGCGGGCTTAAGCGGGATCGCGATTTCGTTCTGCGAGGAAGAGGAAATTCCGTATCTGAAGGATATCGAGAAGCTGACGAAGCAGACCATCCCCGTGATCGCGGATCATCCGTACCCCATGACGGGGACGGCGGCGATGGAAGCGAACAGAGTCGTCAGTGCGCCGCCGAAGAACGACGTTCGCAATAGCAGCGGAGGATCCGGCGGCCGCCGTCGCAGACGGCGACCAAGCGCCGGAAAGTAA
- a CDS encoding copper amine oxidase N-terminal domain-containing protein: MTNKYLYFKTLIGLCLILLLLPLGKAGAASMTSWGAVQTGTYDSPSIYTLNWSGNVLDKGGLNLARQQMAGAAEADVVIDYKGSIGASAIAVVDGETFEASTSLAGLRFSNTQKVGKGTIYVIQLHDGKYAKLRIDRYNEDYSGAITKVFFSYAIETAGGNAGGESTVPENPKPEKPTPEKPTPEKPKPENPKPTEETTVLGDPKKDLEQAIEVYQVVEGPIVLPLKAVSGSQFDVYRSDNGEPYVKMNDFALDKPEFTDHYAFAGHTYVYRLAAYDESGKAVFSKPIVYKVIKKESLSRRTIELSMGSRQAVVNGKAHTLDAAPTTLNYRTMVPLRFIGEAIGAKVDWNGATREITIVHEGQIITLGLDNSVATVNGKTVVMDAPATSIQGITMVPVRFVSENLKQEVTFDNKTRKITITGQSQTGGTDGKPDEPDPGKETPPDTKPPEEQQPEQPADPEDPNLSFVGTWELWIPGVGTDVPGSGQGKYTPGVAGGRLVIRADSTWQYTLGTNVFKGTWGPAEVQGEITLANFQYGADWNVRFNRGVFQVYTLGMYYEGTKQ; this comes from the coding sequence TTGACCAATAAATATTTGTACTTTAAGACGCTGATCGGTTTGTGCCTCATCCTGCTTCTGCTCCCGCTCGGGAAAGCCGGAGCCGCCTCCATGACGAGCTGGGGCGCCGTGCAGACAGGCACTTATGACTCGCCTAGTATATACACCTTGAATTGGTCGGGGAATGTTCTCGACAAGGGCGGTTTAAATCTGGCCCGACAGCAAATGGCGGGCGCAGCCGAAGCGGACGTTGTCATCGATTATAAAGGAAGCATAGGCGCAAGCGCGATCGCCGTGGTCGATGGCGAGACATTCGAAGCATCCACCTCCTTAGCCGGGCTCCGCTTCTCGAATACGCAGAAAGTCGGGAAGGGTACGATTTACGTAATTCAGCTGCACGACGGTAAATATGCGAAGCTTCGCATTGATCGGTATAACGAGGATTACAGCGGGGCCATTACGAAGGTGTTCTTCTCGTACGCAATCGAAACCGCCGGCGGGAATGCCGGCGGCGAATCGACGGTGCCGGAGAACCCGAAACCGGAAAAACCAACGCCGGAAAAACCAACGCCGGAAAAACCAAAACCGGAGAATCCGAAGCCGACGGAAGAAACAACGGTACTCGGTGATCCAAAGAAGGACCTAGAGCAAGCTATAGAAGTATACCAAGTCGTGGAAGGTCCTATCGTATTGCCTTTGAAGGCGGTCTCCGGGTCGCAATTTGATGTCTACCGATCGGATAATGGAGAGCCGTATGTTAAAATGAACGACTTCGCTTTAGATAAGCCGGAGTTCACGGATCATTACGCCTTCGCCGGGCACACCTATGTATACAGGCTTGCAGCTTACGACGAATCCGGCAAAGCCGTTTTTTCTAAACCGATAGTATACAAGGTGATCAAGAAGGAATCCTTATCGAGGCGAACCATTGAATTAAGTATGGGGAGCCGTCAAGCGGTCGTAAACGGGAAGGCGCATACATTGGATGCCGCTCCCACGACGCTAAACTATCGGACAATGGTGCCGCTGCGCTTCATTGGGGAGGCAATCGGCGCGAAGGTAGACTGGAATGGCGCGACACGCGAAATTACTATAGTACACGAGGGTCAGATCATTACCCTTGGGCTCGATAATTCCGTAGCGACCGTAAATGGCAAGACGGTGGTGATGGATGCTCCGGCCACTTCTATTCAAGGCATCACGATGGTTCCCGTTCGATTCGTAAGCGAAAATCTGAAACAGGAAGTCACGTTTGATAACAAGACTCGAAAAATTACAATCACCGGACAGAGTCAAACAGGCGGAACGGATGGAAAACCGGATGAACCCGACCCCGGCAAAGAGACTCCTCCAGACACAAAGCCGCCTGAGGAGCAGCAGCCGGAACAACCTGCAGACCCCGAAGATCCCAACCTCTCTTTTGTAGGAACATGGGAGTTGTGGATTCCTGGTGTCGGAACTGACGTGCCGGGCAGCGGTCAAGGCAAATACACACCGGGTGTGGCCGGCGGGCGGCTTGTGATCCGCGCCGATTCCACTTGGCAGTATACATTGGGGACGAACGTGTTCAAAGGAACATGGGGCCCGGCCGAGGTACAGGGTGAAATTACGCTTGCGAACTTCCAATACGGAGCCGATTGGAACGTACGATTTAACCGGGGCGTGTTCCAAGTATACACGTTGGGAATGTACTATGAAGGCACGAAGCAGTAA
- a CDS encoding ABC transporter substrate-binding protein has product MLRNRRLLLGHSFKSNNNRICEGKPFRGMNMNKNKNKKPFLWVFALIMSMAVMGVGCSMESPAGAVEETGSAAKSGEQLKIGMAFQEMNNPYFISMREAFEEAAAAIGAETIVADAQHDINKQTNDIDDMIQKGIDILLINPADSAGAETAVLAAKKAGVIVVAIDAQANGPIDSFVGSKNYDAGYKAGQKMAEDLKGKGNVAILDGIPVVPILERVQGFKDAIAEYPDIKLVDTQNGNQDRAKAMAVTENMLQSNPDLQAIFSVNDGGALGSYAAIEASGRDVWLYSVDGHPEVVEAIVKGGVFKATVAQFPRDQVRIGLGMALAKYWGASVVPASVPIDVKLLTKENAEGFSW; this is encoded by the coding sequence ATGCTGCGAAACCGCCGATTGTTGCTTGGGCACTCGTTCAAATCAAACAATAACCGCATTTGCGAAGGAAAACCTTTTAGGGGGATGAACATGAATAAGAACAAGAACAAGAAGCCTTTTTTGTGGGTATTCGCCTTAATCATGTCGATGGCCGTAATGGGAGTAGGCTGTTCAATGGAAAGTCCCGCCGGCGCGGTAGAAGAAACAGGATCGGCAGCGAAGTCCGGGGAGCAGTTGAAAATCGGGATGGCCTTCCAGGAAATGAACAACCCTTATTTTATTTCCATGCGCGAGGCGTTCGAAGAAGCGGCCGCCGCCATCGGCGCGGAGACGATCGTGGCCGACGCGCAGCACGATATTAATAAACAGACGAACGATATTGACGACATGATTCAGAAGGGCATTGATATTCTGCTGATTAATCCTGCGGACAGCGCCGGGGCGGAGACCGCCGTATTGGCGGCGAAGAAGGCTGGAGTGATCGTTGTGGCGATCGATGCACAGGCCAATGGACCGATCGACTCCTTCGTAGGCTCCAAAAACTATGATGCCGGCTACAAGGCAGGTCAGAAGATGGCGGAGGACCTCAAAGGGAAAGGGAACGTAGCCATTCTGGACGGTATTCCGGTCGTGCCGATTCTGGAGAGGGTACAGGGATTCAAGGATGCGATCGCGGAGTATCCGGACATCAAGCTGGTCGATACGCAGAATGGGAATCAAGATCGGGCGAAGGCGATGGCGGTCACCGAAAATATGCTGCAGTCCAACCCGGATTTGCAGGCGATCTTCAGCGTCAATGACGGAGGCGCCTTAGGCTCCTATGCCGCCATTGAAGCTTCGGGTCGAGACGTATGGCTGTATAGCGTCGATGGTCATCCGGAAGTCGTCGAAGCGATCGTCAAGGGCGGCGTGTTTAAAGCGACAGTGGCCCAGTTCCCAAGGGATCAGGTAAGAATCGGGTTAGGCATGGCGCTGGCGAAATATTGGGGAGCGAGCGTCGTTCCGGCCTCCGTACCGATCGACGTCAAGCTGCTCACGAAAGAGAATGCCGAAGGTTTTAGTTGGTAA
- a CDS encoding tetratricopeptide repeat protein codes for MTGYKKERYRFSEAPIWDFQRKYYEEEGTEAWRNDQVPQFITSNPMIAAAYAEMIFGFLQDRANKGDLENPVYIVELGAGAGRLAYHVLHELCQLRDYAGISLPSFRYIMTDLAINNVMAWKAHPALQSYITEGLLDFARFDAVHDTVLDLVVSGTTIRAGDVKQPLIIIANYFFDSIPQELIYIGDGQIYEADVIVEYPERNDEMKASEWLQQIALQYEYRRAPEYEQKNYPYYDVISMYREQLEDSHILFPVSGLDCLERLNRLSQAGFVLITADKGDHLLDSWKFAEPPELILHGSFSLTANYHAIRHVFEQRGATALFPPHHYKNLNVGCILNLDKPMDYANIRLAFRRSIERFGPDEFFSLKVWVDRNQDSMGMQQLLSFWRLGGYDAEFFVQNTKQISKLLPDANDEEKQDIVRGIQMMWSSYYAMEQQRYDLALDAGLVLFEMGMYEKSKWFLETSIRQEREEVVSTVFYCLSICCFELGLVEDAVMYLRKLLELEPDHEEALALINHFE; via the coding sequence ATGACAGGGTATAAAAAAGAACGTTACCGCTTCAGTGAAGCGCCTATTTGGGATTTCCAGCGTAAATATTATGAAGAGGAAGGAACGGAGGCGTGGAGGAATGACCAAGTTCCTCAATTTATAACGAGTAATCCCATGATCGCCGCTGCATATGCAGAAATGATCTTTGGGTTTCTTCAAGACCGAGCCAATAAAGGGGATCTGGAAAATCCTGTTTACATTGTGGAACTTGGAGCAGGAGCGGGACGTCTTGCTTACCATGTCTTGCATGAGTTGTGCCAGTTGAGGGACTACGCGGGGATCTCGCTGCCTTCGTTCCGGTATATCATGACGGATCTGGCGATAAACAATGTGATGGCTTGGAAGGCACATCCCGCCCTACAATCTTATATTACCGAGGGATTACTGGATTTTGCGCGATTCGATGCAGTCCATGATACAGTGCTAGACCTCGTTGTATCCGGCACGACGATTCGTGCAGGAGATGTAAAACAACCGTTAATCATTATTGCCAATTACTTTTTTGATAGCATTCCACAAGAATTGATTTATATTGGTGACGGGCAAATTTATGAAGCAGATGTCATTGTCGAATATCCCGAACGTAACGATGAGATGAAAGCATCGGAATGGTTACAGCAAATCGCCTTACAATATGAGTATCGACGGGCGCCTGAGTACGAACAAAAAAACTACCCTTACTATGATGTCATTTCCATGTACCGGGAACAACTCGAAGACTCGCATATTTTATTTCCTGTCTCTGGGTTAGATTGTTTGGAACGTTTGAATCGGTTATCTCAAGCGGGATTCGTATTGATCACGGCGGACAAAGGAGATCACTTACTGGATAGCTGGAAGTTCGCGGAACCGCCGGAGTTGATCTTGCATGGAAGTTTCTCTTTAACGGCAAACTACCACGCGATTCGGCACGTCTTCGAGCAGAGAGGAGCAACCGCGTTATTCCCCCCGCATCATTATAAAAATTTAAATGTCGGCTGTATACTCAACTTGGACAAACCCATGGATTATGCAAATATTCGATTGGCTTTTCGCCGAAGTATTGAACGTTTCGGTCCGGACGAGTTTTTTAGTTTGAAGGTCTGGGTGGATCGCAATCAAGATAGCATGGGAATGCAGCAATTATTAAGTTTTTGGCGTTTGGGCGGATATGATGCAGAATTTTTCGTTCAGAACACGAAGCAGATATCCAAACTATTACCGGATGCAAACGACGAAGAAAAGCAGGATATTGTGAGAGGCATACAGATGATGTGGTCATCGTATTACGCCATGGAGCAGCAGCGTTATGACTTAGCGCTCGATGCCGGATTGGTACTGTTTGAGATGGGGATGTACGAAAAATCCAAATGGTTTTTGGAAACTTCGATACGTCAGGAGCGGGAAGAGGTCGTATCAACCGTTTTTTATTGTCTATCCATTTGTTGTTTCGAGTTAGGGTTAGTCGAAGATGCGGTGATGTACTTACGAAAATTGTTGGAGCTCGAGCCTGATCATGAAGAGGCATTGGCGTTGATTAACCATTTTGAATAG
- a CDS encoding copper amine oxidase N-terminal domain-containing protein codes for MTKVFTFLLSVVVATLLLPFSSQPIQAEAGSGALQWGEVKTGIYQPLHPYTLNWSGNVLDRGGFALSEQRTTAEPTEADFVINQYGAIGAASILKLPNEPLTASTSRDLTGFTNSYTLAAGDIYLVMLSDGRYAKLQIDRLSPENGSSYQSVSFSYVLEREAAAPSTITPVQEVPPAVPKPESAPTQPPVAPTPAPVSKGKSSITLTIGQNSAIVQGKQTTLQAPPAVVNGTTLVPFRFLAEALGAEVKWDGAEQKISLTSGTQTIELWINKPTAMINGVSKKLDVPPRIIGQSTLVPLRFISENFNQQVQFDQATGSITISGELAAALPNQTSVQKPAQGQGFVVSMFGNWDVRIKESSASDPQSGSLSIYQDGTYAIKMRHQGEYAGVWSIAKENEVENNPSSLILHRAMEEADWAVVPLTEGKIELLRKGAYSNNALYNTKITVYWIPTYEGVKASDNPDQIDQFATKEYDFTSFVGNYDLWIEGGATNLYYKDTGNYATHEYNPGADGGTLTIHADGTYTFKTKTTVSGKWRPSKVNEVYGYEYSIILENGPDGINWSLLYNGNGKTMVAYDAGKWADGSAMWLPYYIASLKK; via the coding sequence TTGACAAAAGTATTCACCTTCCTGCTTTCGGTTGTCGTAGCAACCCTGCTGCTGCCGTTCTCTTCTCAGCCCATTCAGGCGGAGGCGGGCAGCGGCGCCTTGCAATGGGGGGAGGTCAAAACCGGAATCTACCAGCCTCTCCATCCCTATACACTGAATTGGTCTGGAAACGTTTTAGATCGGGGAGGCTTCGCGCTTTCTGAGCAGCGTACCACCGCCGAACCGACGGAAGCTGACTTTGTCATCAATCAGTACGGCGCAATCGGGGCTGCGTCAATCTTGAAATTGCCCAACGAACCGCTGACCGCCTCAACGTCCCGGGATCTTACGGGTTTTACGAATTCGTATACCTTAGCGGCGGGCGACATTTACCTAGTAATGCTCAGCGATGGCCGTTACGCGAAGCTTCAGATTGATCGACTGTCCCCTGAGAATGGGTCTTCCTACCAAAGCGTCTCCTTCAGTTATGTGCTGGAGCGGGAGGCTGCGGCACCCAGTACGATTACACCGGTGCAGGAAGTTCCCCCGGCAGTCCCCAAACCGGAATCCGCACCGACCCAACCCCCCGTCGCTCCGACGCCTGCACCAGTCTCGAAAGGTAAATCTTCCATTACGCTTACAATCGGCCAAAACTCCGCTATCGTACAGGGTAAGCAAACAACGCTGCAAGCGCCGCCGGCCGTCGTGAACGGCACCACGCTCGTACCGTTCCGCTTCCTGGCCGAAGCGCTAGGAGCCGAAGTGAAATGGGATGGGGCTGAGCAGAAAATCAGCCTAACCTCGGGCACACAGACGATCGAACTGTGGATTAACAAACCGACAGCGATGATCAACGGGGTAAGCAAGAAACTGGATGTTCCGCCAAGGATCATCGGTCAGTCAACACTCGTACCGCTCCGGTTCATCAGCGAAAATTTCAACCAGCAGGTGCAATTCGATCAAGCAACAGGTTCCATTACAATTTCAGGCGAATTGGCTGCTGCACTACCGAATCAGACCTCCGTTCAAAAGCCGGCGCAAGGACAAGGATTCGTTGTATCCATGTTCGGTAATTGGGATGTTCGAATCAAAGAGTCTTCGGCATCGGATCCGCAAAGCGGATCATTAAGCATCTATCAAGACGGCACCTACGCTATCAAAATGAGGCACCAAGGCGAGTATGCCGGCGTATGGAGCATCGCAAAGGAAAACGAGGTGGAAAACAACCCCTCCTCGCTTATTTTACACCGTGCTATGGAAGAGGCGGACTGGGCGGTTGTTCCGCTGACGGAAGGTAAGATTGAACTGCTCAGAAAAGGAGCCTATTCCAATAATGCTTTGTACAATACGAAAATTACGGTCTACTGGATACCGACTTATGAAGGTGTGAAAGCTTCCGACAATCCGGACCAAATTGACCAATTCGCGACGAAAGAATATGATTTCACGTCCTTCGTTGGAAACTACGATCTTTGGATCGAGGGCGGCGCGACAAATTTGTATTACAAGGATACGGGCAATTACGCTACACATGAATATAACCCAGGCGCCGATGGAGGCACCCTGACGATTCATGCGGACGGAACTTATACCTTTAAGACAAAGACAACGGTATCCGGGAAATGGCGGCCGTCTAAGGTCAATGAGGTATACGGTTATGAGTACTCCATCATTCTGGAGAACGGACCGGACGGTATTAATTGGTCGCTGCTATATAATGGAAACGGCAAAACAATGGTGGCCTACGACGCCGGTAAATGGGCGGACGGCAGCGCCATGTGGCTGCCCTATTATATTGCAAGCTTGAAGAAATAA
- a CDS encoding histidine kinase dimerization/phosphoacceptor domain -containing protein, translating to MSANRLEIRDLTFHSPDGSIENIHVTLGSSEILALLAKNPEQSIFIQSLLGFQEGSTARGQLWYNQNLLNHGRFDYDKIAILHHKPLLIRNFSVAENLNFNRMPRRSFLPFIHWKKVRERAAEILTQLDFQMNLNTKVRNLSEEYQKLVYIAAIFSKQPELIIMHEPLDGLSAVSAAKLHTIMKQFKENGGSILYVTKQWEEAIKIADRISVLAGGKITYETSAAAAKNDPQILLREIGDYKHKGLNEHKDEDAQSVLNAVFKAAEYLTSEYELKDVLMLLAKEVTKVMNADGCSISLIDEETLSIIENFEYKKKAELQAKLKKSALMSIAKEQDIYYTNQHDREFDSLFETNENVKTLICIPVMIRSQITGIIQMYYENFYVYSKEELTYLSAFARHAAIAIEDTRLMGRSALLQESHHRIKNNLQSIVGLIALQKQFVKADPEKSISDILDSIIARIKSIATVHNLLSKNKLGRSIVNVKEIINEIVELIDVKPNITISLDLDNLFIPYNKATLFALIVNELVMNSHKHAFPGTAAGEIRIRCKQSDEHIFLSVSDNGRGLPNDFDPTKVKSLGLPTLQAIITHQLHGEMKIVSAQGHTVEVRVPAHGMFQER from the coding sequence ATGTCCGCCAATCGTTTGGAAATCCGAGATTTGACCTTTCATAGCCCGGACGGATCGATTGAGAATATTCATGTCACGCTCGGCTCATCCGAAATTCTCGCTTTGCTTGCCAAAAACCCTGAACAAAGCATTTTCATTCAATCTCTCCTTGGTTTCCAAGAGGGTTCCACTGCTCGCGGGCAACTATGGTATAACCAAAATCTCCTGAACCACGGCCGGTTCGATTACGACAAAATCGCCATCCTGCATCATAAACCATTGCTGATCCGAAACTTTTCCGTAGCGGAAAACCTGAACTTTAACCGTATGCCTAGACGAAGCTTTCTTCCATTCATCCATTGGAAGAAAGTACGGGAACGGGCTGCGGAAATACTAACTCAGCTAGATTTTCAGATGAACCTGAACACGAAAGTCAGAAATTTATCCGAAGAGTATCAAAAACTGGTGTATATCGCTGCCATCTTCTCCAAGCAGCCCGAACTGATTATTATGCACGAGCCGCTAGACGGGCTGTCTGCCGTCAGCGCGGCGAAGCTCCATACCATCATGAAGCAATTTAAAGAAAATGGCGGCAGCATCCTCTATGTCACCAAACAGTGGGAGGAAGCGATCAAAATCGCCGACCGTATCTCCGTCTTGGCCGGCGGCAAGATCACGTATGAAACATCGGCTGCCGCAGCCAAAAACGACCCTCAAATCTTACTGCGGGAAATCGGCGATTACAAGCACAAAGGCTTGAACGAGCACAAAGACGAGGACGCGCAAAGCGTGCTGAACGCGGTATTTAAAGCAGCGGAATATCTCACCTCGGAGTACGAGCTCAAAGATGTGTTAATGCTGTTGGCCAAGGAAGTCACGAAGGTCATGAACGCCGACGGCTGCTCCATTAGCTTGATCGACGAGGAGACCTTAAGCATTATTGAAAATTTCGAGTATAAAAAGAAAGCCGAGCTGCAAGCGAAATTAAAGAAAAGCGCGCTCATGAGCATCGCCAAGGAACAAGATATTTATTATACCAACCAGCACGATCGCGAATTCGACTCCCTGTTCGAAACGAATGAGAACGTTAAAACTTTGATTTGCATCCCGGTTATGATTCGATCCCAAATTACAGGCATTATCCAAATGTATTACGAAAATTTTTACGTGTACTCCAAAGAGGAACTGACCTACCTCTCCGCCTTTGCCCGACATGCGGCCATCGCGATCGAGGATACCCGATTAATGGGAAGATCGGCTTTATTGCAAGAGAGTCATCACCGCATCAAAAACAATTTACAATCGATCGTCGGGTTGATCGCGCTACAGAAACAATTCGTCAAAGCAGACCCTGAAAAGTCGATCAGCGACATTCTCGACAGCATTATTGCCCGCATCAAAAGCATCGCGACGGTTCACAATTTATTGTCCAAAAACAAGTTAGGCCGAAGCATTGTCAATGTCAAAGAAATCATCAACGAAATCGTCGAACTGATTGACGTGAAACCTAATATCACAATCAGCCTAGACTTGGATAATCTTTTCATCCCTTATAATAAGGCTACATTATTTGCCTTGATCGTGAATGAATTAGTTATGAACAGCCACAAACACGCCTTCCCCGGGACGGCCGCCGGGGAGATTCGAATTCGATGCAAGCAGTCGGATGAGCACATCTTCCTATCCGTGAGCGATAACGGCCGCGGCTTGCCGAACGATTTCGATCCGACCAAGGTCAAAAGTTTAGGGCTGCCCACGCTGCAAGCGATTATCACCCACCAATTACACGGAGAAATGAAAATCGTTTCCGCGCAAGGACATACCGTTGAAGTTCGCGTCCCTGCCCACGGGATGTTTCAAGAGCGGTAG
- a CDS encoding ANTAR domain-containing response regulator, translating into MEKKLRIVLAEDEYLVLLGLKSLVEELGHVVVGEATDGVKAVELAIEQQPDIVIVDINMPNLDGLSAVKRINEKLFIPSIIVSAYYDEDLIKRATEEGVLYYLIKPVDQKDIKIALNISLAKFEEFKKLQEELKDAKKALEARKYIEKAKGIVMERMNMKEEEAMKHLQKMSRDHNQKLVDVAKELIKADSLFKAK; encoded by the coding sequence ATGGAAAAGAAATTACGCATCGTTCTTGCTGAAGATGAATACCTTGTGTTGCTAGGGCTAAAGTCTCTTGTTGAAGAGCTGGGACATGTTGTCGTCGGAGAAGCGACGGACGGTGTGAAGGCTGTGGAATTGGCCATCGAGCAGCAGCCGGATATTGTGATCGTAGACATCAATATGCCGAACTTGGACGGTCTGTCGGCAGTCAAACGAATCAATGAGAAGCTGTTCATCCCGAGCATTATTGTAAGTGCCTACTACGACGAGGATTTGATCAAGAGGGCTACCGAGGAAGGGGTCTTATATTATTTAATCAAGCCTGTCGATCAGAAGGACATTAAAATCGCCCTAAATATCAGCTTGGCCAAATTCGAGGAGTTCAAGAAGCTGCAAGAGGAGCTCAAGGACGCGAAGAAGGCGCTGGAAGCGCGTAAATATATAGAGAAGGCCAAAGGGATTGTCATGGAACGCATGAATATGAAAGAAGAAGAGGCCATGAAACATCTGCAAAAAATGAGCCGGGATCACAATCAGAAGCTTGTGGACGTAGCGAAAGAGCTGATCAAGGCGGATTCGTTGTTTAAGGCGAAATAA
- a CDS encoding nucleotide excision repair endonuclease: MITITIPTPEVTIYKQEAPELSHIYGFTDFHLITREKGGIFMFYNGKDELLFVGKARKLRQRIKKHFEDTVSPIKNHRDEVAKIEVCIVEDPVEREIYEIYIANKLGAKYNVDKINP; the protein is encoded by the coding sequence TTGATAACGATTACCATCCCAACGCCGGAAGTAACGATCTATAAACAAGAGGCTCCAGAATTGAGTCATATTTATGGGTTTACGGATTTCCACCTGATCACCAGGGAAAAAGGCGGCATCTTCATGTTCTACAACGGCAAGGACGAACTGCTCTTTGTCGGAAAGGCTCGGAAGTTACGGCAGCGGATTAAGAAGCATTTTGAGGATACCGTCTCGCCCATCAAGAATCACAGGGATGAAGTGGCGAAAATAGAGGTGTGCATCGTAGAGGATCCCGTGGAGCGGGAAATTTACGAAATCTATATAGCGAACAAGCTTGGGGCAAAATACAACGTAGATAAAATAAATCCATAA